The Bacteroidota bacterium genome has a segment encoding these proteins:
- a CDS encoding archaeosortase/exosortase family protein, with translation LLFLLFAFPPPSAVTNLLTQPLRLMLADGAVSSLQGLGYPMSQAGLSIFIGQYELLVKDACSGLNSVVSLSAIGLFYAYVLYGAHIAYSGVFFMIMVVVAILANFIRVLLLILITYHLGNSVAQGFLHDFAGLTLFALAIGGMLLADRAASPLRRWMGVER, from the coding sequence CTCCTGTTTCTACTGTTCGCATTTCCGCCGCCATCCGCGGTTACAAATCTATTAACCCAGCCTCTCAGGCTGATGCTTGCCGATGGGGCCGTTTCGTCCCTCCAGGGCTTGGGGTATCCGATGAGCCAAGCCGGGCTCAGCATCTTCATCGGTCAGTACGAGTTGCTTGTCAAAGACGCCTGCTCTGGACTCAACTCGGTAGTAAGCCTTTCGGCCATCGGACTATTCTATGCCTATGTGCTTTACGGTGCACATATAGCTTACTCCGGCGTGTTTTTCATGATTATGGTTGTGGTCGCGATATTGGCGAATTTTATCCGAGTTCTGCTTCTCATTCTAATTACCTACCATTTGGGAAACAGCGTCGCTCAGGGGTTTCTTCACGATTTCGCGGGGCTCACGTTATTCGCGCTCGCTATAGGCGGTATGCTTTTGGCCGACAGGGCAGCCTCTCCTCTCCGCAGATGGATGGGAGTCGAAAGATGA
- the epsI gene encoding EpsI family protein, with product MNSSRFPGLSRRGFLFAGILGGGVALTEGFRLAQSEVGETLDVESLTPDTIGDWRRMAGPEMIVPQDSEPSRFYEEELARAYGGAGLPLVMLAIAYASRQDERLEVHRPEVCYSAQGFELTAARSIDVPLAANLAVPAVTLIARRHDRSEQIVYWTRIGKLFPRTPTEQKFAALRSSLALQIPDGMVVRISTLGTAEKDVLTMVDFARLLLASSPAPLRHALAG from the coding sequence ATGAATTCCTCGCGCTTCCCTGGTTTGTCGAGAAGAGGCTTTCTGTTCGCGGGAATCCTTGGCGGCGGGGTTGCACTAACCGAGGGGTTTCGGCTTGCCCAGTCCGAAGTGGGCGAGACACTAGACGTAGAATCCCTCACCCCTGACACAATCGGTGACTGGCGCAGAATGGCAGGGCCGGAGATGATCGTGCCGCAGGATAGCGAACCCTCCCGCTTCTACGAAGAGGAGCTTGCGCGCGCCTACGGGGGGGCAGGACTTCCCCTCGTGATGCTGGCGATCGCGTACGCGAGCCGTCAGGACGAGCGCCTCGAAGTACACCGGCCGGAAGTTTGCTATTCGGCGCAAGGCTTTGAACTGACTGCAGCTCGGTCTATTGACGTCCCTCTAGCCGCAAACTTGGCGGTTCCGGCCGTCACGTTAATCGCGCGCCGTCATGACCGTTCTGAGCAAATCGTCTACTGGACCCGAATTGGAAAACTATTTCCACGCACCCCTACAGAGCAGAAGTTTGCTGCCTTGCGTTCGTCGTTGGCCCTTCAGATCCCCGACGGAATGGTCGTTCGGATCTCAACGTTGGGCACAGCGGAAAAGGACGTGCTCACCATGGTTGATTTCGCGCGTCTTCTACTAGCGTCGAGCCCTGCCCCCCTCAGGCATGCCTTAGCAGGTTAA